The Nitrospira sp. SG-bin1 DNA segment GTGATATCGTGATCGGTCGGTGGGCGACTCGTCTGCAGCCTACGCATGCGGTTTATAGCCGGGCGTGCATGCCGGTTATCGAAGAGATGATCAAGCTCCATAATCGAAAGATCCACAACATGGTCTCTCATCCCGCTCTATGCTCGCGCATCGTTGCGGAAGATGAGATCAGTGCGTTCGACCCGGACGGACGTTCCATGTTCAATATTAATACGCCATCCGATCTAGAAAAGGCGCGATCGGTACATGATGCCGGTCCGGGTTCAGGGCGTTAGCGTGTCGGAAGGATCCGCGAAACGGACCGTCCTTATTCTTCATCCCGGCGCGCTAGGGGATGTCCTGCTGGCTATTCCGGCGATAAGGGCTCTGAGGGAAAAGTTTTCTCGACATGCGATCGTGCTTATCGCGTCCATCGCCGTGAGTCGGCTGCTGGTGGAGTGTGGATTGATTGACAACGGGGTCCCATTGGAAGGTCAGGCAAGTCTGGGACTCTTTTCAGATACCTCCTCCCTTCCCAAGGAATTACAATCATGGTTGAAGCGATGTGATCTGGTCGTGGCCTGGACCGAAGACACAGACGGCATTCTTGCTGCTCAGTGCCGGAAGTGGGGAGTGGTTCGCGTTCACATTCAGTCTCCATCCTCGCCGAGCTTACGAGTAAGGCACCAATGCGATCGTTTTCTTGAGACGCTGGGTGAGACGGCGCAAGGTATTTCATCGGAGCAGTCGATACGGCTTCCCTCTCATCTCGTGGAGCGAGCTAAAGGCTATCTTGACGCTCTGGAAGTCTCACACGATCGACCATTCGCTCTGGTGCATCCGGGGAGCGGAAGCGTTCACAAATGCCTTGAGGCAAGACGGATGGCGTCGTTGATTGAACGGTTGCAGCAAGAAGGGATGTGCCCGCTGGTCTTGGAGGGACCGGCCGATCGGGATGCCGTGAACAAGGTACGATGTTTTTTGGAAAAGCCACCGCTTGTTCTCAAGGACCTCGATCTTTCTCTAGTTGCAGGGATCCTGGCATGGGCAACCTTCTATGTCGGGCATGATTCGGGCGTGACCCATTTGGCGGCTTTGTTGGGTGTGCGGACCATAGCCATATTTGGCCCTACAGATCATCAGCGGTGGGGCCCATACGGTCGCCACGTATCGATTGTGCGAGGGATGCCTTGTGGTTGTAAGTCCTGGGAAACGGTCAAATCGTGTGCGGAGAAACCTTGTCTTCATGTACCGGTGGACCAAGTTTGGGAAGCGGCGCGGCGTATATTATGTAGACGACCCAATAACGCAAACCCTCATAACTCCACGGAAACCGCCTTGTCTCCGACGACCACGTAATGATACAGTGGCCCGTTAATTTCCTTTCTTTGGTAAGGACTTAGGAAAATTATTGTGTCTCAAGGACTCGTACAAGAGAGGGTAACAACGGCCCTACTCGGTGCCCTCAACGGAGCGAGGGAAAAAGGGCAGTTGAAGACGACCGCGTGGCCCACACTGAGCCTTGATGCACCCAAACGACCCGAATGGGGAGACCTCGCTTCCACGGTCGCGATGTCCTTGGCCTCCTCTGAACACAAGGCCCCTCACGATATCGCGCAAATCATCGTGGAAAACCTATCCCAGAACGAACAGCTGTTTGATCGTATTGAGATCGTCCGTCCCGGTTTTTTGAATCTTACGGTAAAACCGGCTCTTTGGCAGGAGGTTCTCCGTGAAATCGAATCACAAGGGGCTCGTTATGGTCGGGCAGCTGGCGGGGCCGGCCGGCAAGTATTGGTGGAGTATGTGAGCGCCAATCCGACCGGTCCCTTGCATGTCGGTCATGGCAGGGGGGCGGCGGTTGGGCAGGCAGTTGTTCGGTTGCTAAATGCAGTCGGATACGATGCCGTGGGCGAATATTATATCAACGACGCGGGCCGCCAGATGAAATTGTTGGGCGCGTCCGTATATGCTCGTTACCAAGAGTTGTCAGGGCGGACCGTCCAGTTTCCCGAGGATGGCTATCATGGCTCGTACATTACGTCGGTAGCACGAGAGATCAAGGAGCAACTCGACGGCGTTCCCAGTGAACTGACTTCTGCCGACCTTGAGACTCGCTGCCGCTCTCTTGCCTACCAGAAACTGTTGGGACAGATCCGTGATGACCTTCAGTTATTTGGCATTGAGATCCAATCTTGGTTCAGCGAAGCGTCGCTTCTTGAATCTAAAGCCATCGAACGTGCCCTGGATGAATTGAAAGCCCGTGAACTCCTGTTTCAACAGGACGGTGCCTGGTGGTTCCGTGCGTCCCTGTATGGCGATGAAAAAGACCGTGTCGTTCAGAAACAGGACGGGGAATATACGTATCTCGCGTCCGATATCGCCTACCATCACGACAAGCTGAGGCGTGGCTACGATCTGCTGATTGATGTTTTCGGTGCCGACCACCATGGGTATATCCCGCGCATGGAAGCCGTTATGCAGGCCTATGGGCATCCCAAAGATCGTTTGCGAGTCGTGCTCGTCCAGTTGGTCAAGCTGCTGCGGGACGGAGTCGAAGTGAAGATGTCCAAGCGGACCGGGGAATTCATTACCATGCGGGAAGTCATCGAAGAGGTTGGAGCCGATGCGGCCAAGTTCTATTTCCTCATGCGGGATCCCAAGACGCATCTGGAGTTCGATCTGGAGTTGGCGAAGCAACGGTCCGCCGACAATCCGGTCTACTACGTTCAATATGCCCATGCGAGAATTTGCAGCCTGTGGCGCGTGGCCTCCGCCAGAGGGATCGCCCGGCCGTCTGCAGAGGAGACGGACCTCGCGGTGTTGACGGATCCCGATGAATTGGGACTGATCAAGAAGCTGTCCTCCTACCCCGAAGTCATTCAGGCGAGTGCCCTGGCCTTTGAACCGCATCGTGTGACGTATTATCTCCAGCAATTGGCAGCGCTGCTCCATACGTTCTACAACAAACACCGAATTTTGCCTCCTGAAACCGATTCAGGACTCGATGAGTCGGCATCCACCGACGTACTTACGCCGAAGCGGACCGCGGCGAGACTGGTCTTGATGGGAGCAGTCCAACAAGTTCTCAGAAACGGACTCGATGTCCTCGGTCTCTCGGCGCCTGAGCACATGTGACGAGTCGATGCCAACGATGCTGATGCAATACCAAGCCCTACAATCGGACCGACACTCCAAAGGCCGTATCGGTCTCCTCACGACCGGCCATGCAGAAATCGAGACACCGGCCTTCATGCCGGTAGGCTCGTTGGGACCGGTCAAAGGGCTCGAACCGGAGGACCTGCAGAATCTGGGATTTCGACTCATCCTTAATAATGCCTATCATCTATATTTGCGCCCTGGTCACAAGATCGTGGGCGACATGGGGGGGCTTCATGCCTTTACCGGCTGGCCGGGAGCGATCCTTACCGACAGCGGCGGATTTCAGATCTTCAGTTTAGCGAAATTGAGCAAGGTCACCGACGAAGGCGTCACGTTTCAATCCCACATCGATGGATCGACGCACGTCGTTACGCCGGAAAAAGCGATCGAAATCGAGGAGGCCTTAGGTGCCGATATCATCATGACGCTCGATCAGTGTGTGGCATTGCCTGCCGATCGTCAGACCGTCCAAGCCAGCGTGCATCGCACCACATTGTGGGCGGAACGTTGCCAAGCGCAGCGTCGAAGAACGGATCAGGCTGTGTTTGGCATCGTCCAGGGGGGCTTGGAAGCGGACTTGCGCGTCGAGTCGGCGAAGGCGTTAGTGAGACTCGGGTTCGACGGCTATGCAATCGGCGGATTGTCGGTCGGAGAAGGCAAGACCGAGATGTATGCGATGCTTGACGTGACGGTTCCGGAGTTGCCGGAGAAAAAGCCCCGGTATCTTATGGGGGTCGGACATCCGGAGGATCTGCTGGAAGGGGTCGCTCGGGGAATCGATCTCTTCGATTGTGTTGTGCCTTCGCGCCACGGCAGAACAGGCTCTCTCTTCACGACCACCGGTCGGATGATCATCAAGCAGGCACAGTATGCTCAAGATGAACGGCCGATTGATCCCGATTGTGCATGTCCGGTATGTCGTCGATACTCACGTGCTTATTTGCATCACTTGTTCATGGTCAAGGAAATGTTGGGATCGCGGCTCAATACCATTCATAACCTATGGTATTTTTCCGATTTCATGCGTCGGATACGAGAAGCGTTGGCACAGGGAACGTTTCCTGAGTTTCGGGAGGCGTTTTATCGCACGCATCATCGACAAGCGGTGATGGCCGGTTTAGCGGGGTGTGAAGACCCGCACGGAGAATTGTTTGGGAACAGTCACATATAGAAGAAGGGATTTGTTCGATGTTGATGGAATCGATCGCATGGGCCGAGGGGACTGGCGGAGGCGGATCACCCGCCAGTGGAGGGGCGGGCGGAATCCTCTCGTTGATCCCGTTCCTCTTGATCTTCGTCATTTTCTATTTTCTTCTGATCCGGCCCCAACAGAAGAAACAAAAACAACAGCAGGCTTTGTTGGAGGCCTTGAAGAAGGGCGACAAGGTGATCACGACATCAGGAATTTGGGGCACCATCACCAATTTGGGAAAAGAAACCGTGACACTGCAGATCGCCGACAATACCAAGATCAAAATGCAGCGCGAGAATATCGCGCGGGTGCGCGGCGAAGAGGAAGACAAGGACAAAGACGCGTAGCTCACGCGGGATAAGGGGTCACAGACGACATGAAAAAGATAAGCGGGCGGCTCTGGTTATTGACGCTGGTCATCGCGGCCTCGGTAGTGGCTTTTCTCCCGTCCTATCAGCCGCTGTATCAAGCGTTGCCCGGCTGGATGAAGGGCGTGCTTCCGAACAAGGGAATTACGCTGGGGTTGGACTTGCAAGGCGGTATCCATATGGTCTTGGAGGTGGATGAAGACCGTGCCGTGGAGATTGCGGTTGACCGTTCAGCCACCGCGCTGCAAGACCTCATCGCCGAGAAAAAGATCGCCGTCGACTTCGTCAAGCGAAGCGGGCACGATCAAATCATCATGCAGCTGCAAAATGCGGATGCCAAAGATCCGGCTCAAAAGCTGATCGATACCTTTCCCCTTTTTGTCGAGAAGGAGTCGGCGGGGTCGACGAATGCGGTGGTGTGGGAGCTGCGTGAGTCGGAGACCAAGCGAATCAAGGATTCCGCGATCAATCAGGCGCTGGAAACCATCCGGAACCGGATCGATCAATTCGGCGTCGCGGAGCCGATCGTTCAACGCCAAGGGTTGAAGCAAATCGTCGTGCAGCTGCCCGGTGTCAAGGATCCGAAACGTGCCAAGGACCTGATCAAGGAAACGGCGCTGCTGGAGTTCAAAATGTTGGATGAAGACCTCCACCTGGATCTCCCCGTGCGAATTCCAAAAGACAAAGAAGCCGAGGTGGTCCAGCAGTTTGCCGGCAAACTGCCTGAAGGAGACCAGATTTTATTCGAACGAATGGTCGATAAGGACACGGGTGTGGAGTTTCGCGTTCCTTATGTCGTCAAGAAGCGAGTCATGTTGACCGGTGATGTGCTGAGTGACGCGCGGGTCGCCATCGGCCAATTCAACGATCCGTACGTCTCGATTACCTTTGATTCCAAAGGGGGGCAGGAATTCGACCGGATTACGGGCGAGAACGTCAAGAAGCGTATGGCCGTCGTGCTTGACAACACCATCTACTCGGCCCCGGTCATTCAAGAACGTATTTCAGGCGGGCGCGCGCAGATTACCGGAACGTTCACCACGCAGGAGGCCAATGATTTGGCGATCGTGCTGCGGGCCGGTGCTCTCCCGGCGCCGCTGAAGATCGTGCAGGATCTTACGGTCGGTCCGTCCCTCGGCCAAGACTCCATCGACAAGGGCATCAGGGCCACTCTGTTCGCCGGGGCAATGGTGGTGATATTCATGATCGTGTATTACCGTCTGTCCGGGCTGATCGCGGACTTTGCCTTGATGCTCAATCTAGTGTGTCTGATGGGCGCGTTGTCGGCCTTGACCGCCACGTTGACCTTGCCGGGAATCGCGGGTATCGTGCTGACGATCGGAATGGGGGTCGATTCCAACGTCTTGATTTTCGAGCGCATCCGCGAAGAGCTGCGCGGCGGAAAGGCGCCTCGATCCGCCATCGATGCAGGGTATGACAAGGCGTTATTGACGATCATCGATTCTCACGTGACGACGCTGATTACGGGGGTGGCGCTGTTTCTTTTCGGGACCGGACCGATCAAGGGGTTTGCCGTGACGTTGTGTCTGGGTATTGCCATCAACCTGTTCACGGCGTTGGTCGGGACCAAAGTGATCTTCGATCTGTTGTATCATCGGCAAAAAGTGGAGGCGTTGAGTATCTAACCATGAAGTCGTCGGCGATCAGCCTTCAGGAGCAGGCTCAGGGTTATCACAAGGGAGCGCGCATGTTAGAGATTCTTGGCAAGACCAACATTGACTTCATGGGCAAGCGCAAGTTCGCGTTTCTCTTTTCCGGTGTGATGGTCTTGCTCGGACTCATCGCACTTGTCCAGATCGCGCGGGGTACCGCCAATCTGGGTATTGATTTTGCCGGAGGGACGGCTGTCCAGCTCAAGTTCGAGCAGCCGGTTCGGATCGATGAAGCCCGTAAGGCCTTGGAGACGAACGGCTTGAGTGATGCGGAACTACAGGAATTCGGACAGGACAACAAACTCCTCATCCGGGTGAAGGCCTCCACGACGATCGAAGAGAAGATCGCGGAACGCGTGGTAGGGGTCTTCGCCAAGGAGTTCCCCGCCAATAAATTCGTGGTCGACTCCACCACGGAGATCGGACCGACCATCGGGAAGAAGCTTCAGGAGGATGCACTGGTTGCCATCGTCATCTCATTTATCGGGATTATCCTCTACATCGCGGCACGATTCGAACTCCGGTTCGGCGTCGCCGCCGCCCTGGCCACGTTTCACGATGTCTTGGCCGTGGTCGGAGCCTTCTATATTTTGGATAAGGAGATCACGCTCCTGATCGTGACGGCGCTTTTGACGTTGGCAGGATATTCCTTGACCGATACGGTCGTGGTATTCGATCGGATCAGAGAAAATTTGAAATTGCGTCGTCGGGAGAGCGAGGAAGGGACGATCAACGCCGCCATTAACCAGGTGTTGAGCCGGACGATCGTCACCAGCCTGACCGTCGTGCTCGTCCTGATCCCCTTGACCCTGGCGGGAGGAGAAGTGTTGCACGATTTTTCACTTGCGCTCCTCTGGGGTGTCATTTTCGGCACCTATTCATCGGTCTTCGTTGCCAGCCCTCTCTTATTGTTGTGGCCGGGAGCCCCGGGTCGACTCTTGAAACGCAGCTGAAGCGAATGGTGGAATAGAAGATCGCATCGTCCGTCTGTTCCGTACTGTGGGCGGTGCGTGGTGAGACGGGTGCATCCCGAACGTCGACTTCCAACGCGAACGTGTTCTCGCGCGGAAGTATAATTTCCGCGTCTCTGTGGTATAGCCATGACACTCTGGAGCCGGTCTCACAGTCTCCAGCAGAAGATCATCGCGGCGATCGTGATGGTCGGTCTCCTGCCGCTGGCCCTTCTGCTCGCCCTCATCTATGTCGAAGAACGACGCGCCTTGCGGGAGTCGACGGGGACGAATTTCAAAGAAGTGGCCGTCGAGGCCGCCCGTCGAATCGAGATGCACATTACGCGCGGCATGAACGAGGCCCAACAACTCGCGACTGCGCCCTTCCTTCGTACCGCCGTCTCCGAGGCCAATCGAACATACGAGGGCAAAGACCCGCAGAGTATTTCGGACATTATCAAGGATTGGCAACAGCGATGGGGACAGCGCGATAAGCGAAGCGAATTTCCTCTCTTCGTCAACCGCATCGTCACGAACTATTTGATCCGATGGCACGAAATTCGAAAGTCGGACTACGTCGGCATCTTGGTAACTGATGGACAGGGGGCGTTGGTGGTCAGCTCGATTCCCCAAGTCGAATATTCCTATGCCAAAACCGCCTGGTGGCAGGCCGTCCTGAAAGGCGGTCAGCGGCCTTACGTGAGCGACATTTCCTTCGATCCGGCGTTTGGAACTCATGTGGTCGTCGTGGCGGCCCCGATCCTGGACGATCAGCGGCGGACTGTGATCGGAGCCGTGACGATCCTGCTTCGGCGTGACACATTGTTCCAGTCCATCGCCGAGGGTTCGTTCGGCGCAACGGGCCATGCCATGTTGTTCGCCTCGGACGGGAGCGTGGTGATTTGTCCGGTCCTTGCACCGGAGGCCCATTCCATCGATGCCGAATTGATCGGTACGCTGGGGACTCCGAAACCGGGATGGGCGATGGCCACGGACGACTCGCACGGAAACAAACAGGCGCTGGTCGGGTTTGCCCCGGTGAGATTCGCCGATCAGCTTGCGGCGGGTAGTCTGGGAGGGAAACGGTGGGTTGCCCTGGTACGTCAGGATGCCGCGGAAACGTTTGCTCCGTTGGGCGAACTGATGACCAAGATGGTGTTGTTCGGTTCGGTCATGCTGTTGGGGCTCGGGGGCATCGGAGTCGTCGTGGCTCGCCGGATTGCACGGCCGATTCGACTGTTGCACGAGGGTGTGCAGCAGATTGGGAGCGGTCGTTTGGAACAGCGGGTGGAATTCAAGACAGGCGATGAAATAGAGGGATTGGCGCATGCCTTCAATCAAATGGCATCGAATCTGCAACGTTCGTTTGGACAGCTGGAACGGCGGATGACCGAGGTACGGCAACTGGAGGAAAAATATCGAGATTTGATCGAACATGCTCCTGAGATGATTTGCCAGCTCGATCGGAGCGGTCGACTGGTGCACGTCAACAAAACCGGTCTCGACAAACTCGGCTATACCCTCGACGAGATGCTCGGCATGAAACTGTGGGATTTGGTTCGCGACGGACAGGCATTGAACGTATTGCACTTTCTGGAACGGCTGGTCTCGCACGGGCAGAGCTCGATGGAAACCGCGCTCTTGGCCAAAGATGGTCGATTGATGGATGTGGAGGTTCACGGGACCGCGCTGTTTGATCAAGAACGAGGCGGACTGATTCATTCCCGTGCCTTTGTCCGAGACGTGACCGAACGGCGTCGGTTGGAGCAGGAGGTACAGCGGTACACCGTCGGGTTGGAACAGGCGGTGTCGGAACGAACGCTGCAGCTCACGGTTTCTCAAGCCCGCTACAAGGCGTTGTTCGACTTCGTGGCCGATTCGGTGTTTATGGTGAGTCCAACCGGG contains these protein-coding regions:
- a CDS encoding arginine--tRNA ligase yields the protein MSQGLVQERVTTALLGALNGAREKGQLKTTAWPTLSLDAPKRPEWGDLASTVAMSLASSEHKAPHDIAQIIVENLSQNEQLFDRIEIVRPGFLNLTVKPALWQEVLREIESQGARYGRAAGGAGRQVLVEYVSANPTGPLHVGHGRGAAVGQAVVRLLNAVGYDAVGEYYINDAGRQMKLLGASVYARYQELSGRTVQFPEDGYHGSYITSVAREIKEQLDGVPSELTSADLETRCRSLAYQKLLGQIRDDLQLFGIEIQSWFSEASLLESKAIERALDELKARELLFQQDGAWWFRASLYGDEKDRVVQKQDGEYTYLASDIAYHHDKLRRGYDLLIDVFGADHHGYIPRMEAVMQAYGHPKDRLRVVLVQLVKLLRDGVEVKMSKRTGEFITMREVIEEVGADAAKFYFLMRDPKTHLEFDLELAKQRSADNPVYYVQYAHARICSLWRVASARGIARPSAEETDLAVLTDPDELGLIKKLSSYPEVIQASALAFEPHRVTYYLQQLAALLHTFYNKHRILPPETDSGLDESASTDVLTPKRTAARLVLMGAVQQVLRNGLDVLGLSAPEHM
- a CDS encoding preprotein translocase subunit SecF; the encoded protein is MLEILGKTNIDFMGKRKFAFLFSGVMVLLGLIALVQIARGTANLGIDFAGGTAVQLKFEQPVRIDEARKALETNGLSDAELQEFGQDNKLLIRVKASTTIEEKIAERVVGVFAKEFPANKFVVDSTTEIGPTIGKKLQEDALVAIVISFIGIILYIAARFELRFGVAAALATFHDVLAVVGAFYILDKEITLLIVTALLTLAGYSLTDTVVVFDRIRENLKLRRRESEEGTINAAINQVLSRTIVTSLTVVLVLIPLTLAGGEVLHDFSLALLWGVIFGTYSSVFVASPLLLLWPGAPGRLLKRS
- a CDS encoding preprotein translocase subunit SecD, producing MKKISGRLWLLTLVIAASVVAFLPSYQPLYQALPGWMKGVLPNKGITLGLDLQGGIHMVLEVDEDRAVEIAVDRSATALQDLIAEKKIAVDFVKRSGHDQIIMQLQNADAKDPAQKLIDTFPLFVEKESAGSTNAVVWELRESETKRIKDSAINQALETIRNRIDQFGVAEPIVQRQGLKQIVVQLPGVKDPKRAKDLIKETALLEFKMLDEDLHLDLPVRIPKDKEAEVVQQFAGKLPEGDQILFERMVDKDTGVEFRVPYVVKKRVMLTGDVLSDARVAIGQFNDPYVSITFDSKGGQEFDRITGENVKKRMAVVLDNTIYSAPVIQERISGGRAQITGTFTTQEANDLAIVLRAGALPAPLKIVQDLTVGPSLGQDSIDKGIRATLFAGAMVVIFMIVYYRLSGLIADFALMLNLVCLMGALSALTATLTLPGIAGIVLTIGMGVDSNVLIFERIREELRGGKAPRSAIDAGYDKALLTIIDSHVTTLITGVALFLFGTGPIKGFAVTLCLGIAINLFTALVGTKVIFDLLYHRQKVEALSI
- a CDS encoding preprotein translocase, whose product is MESIAWAEGTGGGGSPASGGAGGILSLIPFLLIFVIFYFLLIRPQQKKQKQQQALLEALKKGDKVITTSGIWGTITNLGKETVTLQIADNTKIKMQRENIARVRGEEEDKDKDA
- a CDS encoding PAS domain-containing sensor histidine kinase: MTLWSRSHSLQQKIIAAIVMVGLLPLALLLALIYVEERRALRESTGTNFKEVAVEAARRIEMHITRGMNEAQQLATAPFLRTAVSEANRTYEGKDPQSISDIIKDWQQRWGQRDKRSEFPLFVNRIVTNYLIRWHEIRKSDYVGILVTDGQGALVVSSIPQVEYSYAKTAWWQAVLKGGQRPYVSDISFDPAFGTHVVVVAAPILDDQRRTVIGAVTILLRRDTLFQSIAEGSFGATGHAMLFASDGSVVICPVLAPEAHSIDAELIGTLGTPKPGWAMATDDSHGNKQALVGFAPVRFADQLAAGSLGGKRWVALVRQDAAETFAPLGELMTKMVLFGSVMLLGLGGIGVVVARRIARPIRLLHEGVQQIGSGRLEQRVEFKTGDEIEGLAHAFNQMASNLQRSFGQLERRMTEVRQLEEKYRDLIEHAPEMICQLDRSGRLVHVNKTGLDKLGYTLDEMLGMKLWDLVRDGQALNVLHFLERLVSHGQSSMETALLAKDGRLMDVEVHGTALFDQERGGLIHSRAFVRDVTERRRLEQEVQRYTVGLEQAVSERTLQLTVSQARYKALFDFVADSVFMVSPTGAVVAVNEREQHVLGYAEPEIVGKNFLDLVPDAHRQIFTTWLYVVSAEHRQVATQEMTVYHADGREIPVEMDLIRVGGTEQLHVMVQLRDITDRKKLERQLESYREDLELKVRERTREIEETKQYLENLLENANDVIYTLDLDQQFTYVNSKVNAWGYRKDDLIGRPYLSLLSRRHRGRRLKSTLDIGAKQVYEVEVVTRLGDVRAVMVSVSPLQGADGEILGVLGIARDMTETKKLERQIRNAEKLASIGQLAAGVAHEINNPLGGILNCLYNLRKGPLSSARQEEYWASMEHGVRRVQKIVRQLLDFSQQHEPAFSPADINRIVDQVLGLTTHLFVPNKIRLETFPAAGLPNVMVDRHMIEQVLMNLILNAVQAMKSGGVLTIRTSAAEGVCRVEVKDTGSGIPASVLPRVFDPFFTTKGEGEGTGLGLSVNLGIVERHGGKILVDSEVGKGTTFTLCLPVSRERLLAEKGA